The DNA region aaAAGAGTTTTAATCAAAAGGTTGATCTTCAGCtgcaccagcgcattcacaaaCGACAGAAGCTgcatcactgctcacagtgtgggaagagttttactgatCAGAGTAATCTCCTACAacatcagcgcattcacacaggagagaagccgcatcactgctcacagtgtggaaagagttttactcatcagagtaatctccaacgacatcagcgcattcacacaggagagaagccatatgaatgctcacagtgtggaaagagtttctCTCAACATAAAAATCTCCAAGCCCATCAGCGCAGTCACaaaggagagaagccgtatcactgctcacagtgtggaaagagttttactcaTCAGAGTACTCTCCAACGACATCAGCGcatccacacaggagagaagccatatgactgctcacagtgtggaaagagttttactcaTCACAGTACTCTCCAACGACATCAGCGcatccacacaggagagaagccgtatcactgctcacattGTGGAAAGAGTTTCTCTCAACAGAGTAATCTCCAACAACATCAGCGCagtcacacaggagagaagccgtatcactgctcacagtgtggaaagagtttctCTCAACAGAGTAATCTCCAACAACATCAGCGcagacacacaggacagaagctatatcactgctcacagtgtgagaagagttttactcatCAAAGTAATCTCCAGCTACAtcagcacattcacacaggagagaagccacatcactgctcacagtgtggaaagagttttactaCTTTGAGTAATCTCCAGGTACATCAgcgtattcacacaggagagaagccatttcactgctcacagtgtggaaagagtttctCTCAACAGAGTCATCTTCAACAACATCAGcgcgttcacacaggagagaagccgtatcactgctcacattgtgggaagagttttactcatcAGAGTACTCTCCAACGacatcagcgcattcacacaggagaaaagccgcatcactgctcacagtgtgggaagagttttactttcCAGAATAATCTCCAGCTacatcagcgcattcacacaggagagaaaccatatcactgctcacactgtggaaagagttttacaaCTCAGAGTAATTTCCAACGACATCAGCGTagtcacacaggagagaagccgtatcactgttcACATTGCGGGAAGAGTTTCTCTCAACATAGACGTCTCCAAGTCCACCAGtgcattcacactggagagtAGTTTTAAGACCCACAAGTACACTAACCGAaccattatattattttaataacttGTCAAATGCAATAACTTTTTCTTAAATTATCTGTATCAACTGTATTTTTGCCTTCTCAGTTTTCTGTGGAAGCCAAAGTATGCAATGTTATTGCAATGattaattttcttattttgtttgcttttccTCATAAATAGCCATAACATTAACGCATAACTTCTGAACAGATGATTTATATGCAACATTGTCAGTGAAGTAACTAGTGGAGGATAAGAATAAAGCAGAGCCAAGCAGAGGGAGGTCCCTAAGACACCATAATCTTCAATTATCACTAAATGCATATCAATAAAGTGGAAATTGTACAAACATCTCAGGCCACCAGAACTCATTTTGCCCATGCTCAATTTCCTCTACCCATTTGAATATAGAATGCCAAGTGTTTGCTGCCAAAACTGGGTGGTTTTTAGACTGCATGCATCTGAATCCCAGACATTGGTAGAAAGGATGCTGAGGTTTGTTTATGCATACAGCAGGGCACTAAACTTTACAGTAGTTCAAGTTCTTTACAATAATCCAACTTTTATACTCACATTTCTTACTTGGAACAAAAACTTTATCTTTGCTGTGTAAAAGAAAATTCCTAGCCATGGAGTCTTTGGTATCCTAAATGCCACTTGCTAACCTAGAGAcctatgttaaaaaaaaattaacaaaagtcTTGACTAGACAAACGTTTCAGCCAAGACTGAAACATatagactgtgtctgagtcccaaacactaattggaaggctgttccataactgtgaggctttgtaagagaaagctctgccccctgctgtagccttcactatttaaGATACCAACAAAGAGCCTGCAACTTTTGATCGATGTAGGCACTGCAGATTATAAAAGACCAGaagttcactcaggtactgCAACGCACAACCATTAAGTGCTTTATAgatcagtagtagtattttataataaatatgaaatatgattgGGAGctaatgcagtgtggataagatagggctGATGTGGTTATATCTTCTGCAtatagtaaggactcttgctaCTGCATTCTGGACTTACTGGAGCTTGTTTCTGCAtatactggaacatccagatcCCAAGGCATTACAATCATCCAACCTAGAGGCAACAAAAGAATGAACTAACTacatttcttatcttagcaatagttatgagatgaaagaaggctatcctagtaatgtTATCTACGTGAGTTTCAAATGAAAGGCTGAATtaacaccaaggtcttttaatgctgcacatgatgaaacagaaaggccatcttGAATTACTATGTAATCGGAAAggtgcatgtggtcctagtacaagtgcTCCTCTTGTCAGAATTAAAGAAGGATGCGGTTTTGCTgaaacagtggaagctaataccatgtttatGATTAAGTTTACCCAGAAGTAGCTTGTCGTATCTGAAATGACTAGGGGTGCCGAGTGCCTTTTCAAATAATCAAACAATTATTCTAAACTTGCTGCTCAAATAAAGCCACGAACATGGAAGGTGAGAGAAGCAAAAGTTCAGTTTTATTGTCTTGATAGCAGCATGAGATCCAAACAGTGAGACATCCCAAAGTGATCTGATCTCTGATCTGTGTTTCTTCCCCTTTTATACAGTTCAGTGTCTCTGGTCTACGCCCCTTTTCTTACTTCCACCAATTCTTCTAGTAAATCCCATTATGTTCCGTTTTTCTCCTTTTGAAATCCCCTTAAAATCCTTTATCATTATTTGGAAAGCCTTTAATGTctacatcattttttaaaataccctTAGAATCCATTTTCAGTTTCTTGAAATCTCCTTATCTTCCTGTCATCCTTTTTGGACATAAAAGAAAATCTCCACATTCTACATCAGCATTCCCCTCCTGACCATTGTGCTGTAAGGATCTAACTATCTGTGCAAGTATTGGTTTTCCTGGGATGTATTCTTTTACTGGAACATATTCCTTTATTATAGGTGAGTTGCTACTTCATCTATTGACTACTGTATGtgattattttatgttgttaaaaTACGtgcttatattactttttgcatTACTTCTTTGTCCGACAAATATGAGTAAATTCAGGTATTCCGTCAGGTTCAGGTATTGTTACCTCAGCAGGGAATGAATCATCTCTGGGTGTCGTCAATGGATCAGGCGCTCTTACATCACTGCTTAAGGAGCTTAGCAGAGAACTGTCTGCACTGGTCACCTGTGGGCGTGCTTGTCTTTCTGTCCTTTTCCAAGTCTCCGCCCATGTTCTATGAGACCTTCCCTGTTGCGGGTCACTGTCACTTTCAAAGTCTATCCCCCCGTTTTCAGGACTCGACCACGGCAGATCGGGGGGGTGTGTCgtcttccttccctccttcagTGGTGTGTAGGAGTCTTCCTTTCCCTGCATAGGACACCCCGTTAGCATTTCAAGTGGAGTTAGATGAGTAATATGGTTTTTCATCAAAGCCAATGGTAGTGCTTGAACCCAGTTAAGTTTTGAACTCTTGCGAATCTTCGTAACTTTCTGCTTTATTGTCCTATTTGCTCTTTCCACCACACCTTGGGATTGAGAGTGATATACACATCCCAGCTTATACTCCATACACAAGGCTTTTGCTACTGCTTCTATTGCTAAGTTAACAAAGTGTCTGCCATTGTCTGAACTGAGGAAATCAGGGACCCCAAACTGTGATATAACCTCCCTGCACAGAAACTTGGCCATGGTCAACACATCTTGGTTGGCTGTTGCTACTGCCTCCACCCAACGACTAAAGCGATCCTCAACCACCAAAATGTATCTTTTGCCCTCTTTCTGATTGTTGACTCCCATATCTATGAAATCCATCATTAGATGCCTGAATGGACCCCTAGGTTCTGGAATGTGCCCAGTTGGCATGGTGAAACTTTTGCGGGCATTATTGCGAATGCACGTTTCACATTGATTCACTGCCTGATTGATCATACTGGCTAAATAAGGGGACCACCAAACTTCCCTAATTTTCTTCAAGGTCTCCCCTCTATTGGCATGATGTATGCCATGTGCCTCTTTTATAAGCAATGGAAGTAGGCTCAATGGGGCCGCACATAATCCATCTATACTTCACCACAATCCAGTGCCCCGTTCCCTTTTCATTCCTCTAGCTATCCATTTAGCCATTTCGGCTTCACTGGCCTCATTTTGTGTCTCCACAATCCGTTCCACATTATCCTCTTGTGGGTGTCGGACCTCCTCCTCTCCTGGGTTTACCAGTGGCATCATCTGGGTTTCCCCTAATGCAGCCTTCCGCACTGCCTCGTCTGGCACAAAGTTACCTCTAGTAATAAAAGTGCCGTCAGTCTTGTGTGCCTGAAACTTTAAAATAGCTAATTTGGCTGGCAAAGTTATTGCATACAACAGATCTGATATTGCGGGCCCATGGGTGATCGTGGACCCATCCGCTGTCTGGAACCCTCTCTGTGCCCATATGGGCCCAAACACATAACGTACTCTGTACGCATAAGCCGAGTCAGTGTAGATTGTGCAGCTATTACCACTGGCTAATTTGCATGCAGCTTTGAGAGCAATTATTTCTGCCAATTGTGCTGAATACGGTAGTGAGACCTCTTACTGCATTGAATGCAACGGGATCGCTTTTAGCCTCTATGACTGCATATACGGCTTTATTTCCTGTGTCTGTGCGAAAACATGACCCGTCCACAAAGAACACACGTTGTGCGGTTAATAAAGGTTGGTTTTCCAGACCGGCCCGTGCTTTGAGAAATCGTTCCGATTTACCCATGCATTCACGAGGTAACCTGTCCTCTGATGTAACCATTTTGTCAGCGGGATAAACTATATAACATCTCTCTATGTTTAGCTCCGGGGCTGTCAGAATAACATCATATCCTGTGCACTGCGAGTTAGTAATATCAAAAGATTGGCTTGTCAATAATGCATGTAACACGTGTCGTGTACAATGTAACCAGATGTCCCATGATGATTGAAGATGCATTCTGATATGCGATCGCGGCATTGTGGCATTCCCTTTTCAATGTTGTCTAACGCAGTACTGTAATACGCAATACGCTGTTTGCCTGCCCCTTATTGTTGCTGTGTCAACATGGCGGAGGTGAACCCTTGTTTTTCTAATACATAGAAGTTCGCCAGTGCGGGTGCCAAGATTAACATAGCTTTAACTGATTCAACTGTGACTTATGCCTCAGGGGTCCAGGAAAGGGGAGCATTCGGTTGCTTTTGGTCTGCAGTTTTAATTAGGTCGCATAAGGGTTGGACTAATAAAAGTGAAGTCACACATCCATGGTCTACTAAATCCTGCCATTCCCAAAAATGCTAACATTTTTGGGGCGCTTTTCTGATTGCTTCTACATGTTTACGTGAAATTTTACTGCTTACCCCTTCCAATATTCAGCCCAAGTATTCCACTTTTGTTTTACAGAATTGAAGTTTTTCTTTACTCAGTTTATGGCCATTTTTGGCCAGCATGGTCAACACCTTTATTGAATTTTCCTGACACTGTTCTTTTGTCAGGCTACAGAGTAATAAGTCGTTGACATACTGCAACAGGGTGCTGTGACAGTTCAGATTAGCAAGGTCACGAGACTGTACCTGATTAAATATGGAGGGATTTTCACAGTACACTTGCAGGAGCCTCGTTTACATGTATTGTTGACCAGCATAGGTGTACACAAATAGATGTTGTGAATCCGGGTGTAGCGgtacactaaaataaaaaagcagagcACAGATCAATTACTGTAGTTTGGTATATTCATTAACAACATATGCGGATCAGGAGTTTCAGGTATTACTACTTGATTTATTGCTCTCAAATCATCTACCAGTCTTCAATTCTCTGTATCGGGTTTCTTGACAGGAAAAATTGGACTTTTGCAAGGGATTCTAGTGTGAATCAACACCCCTGCTTAGGTTAATCCCAGAATAGTTGGTCTTATAACTTCCATTGCTTGTGGTAACAAGGTATACTGTCTTTTAAAAGGTAAGGGGcatattcctttatttttgtttttgctaatcTTGCTGATTTAACTAGACATATATTTGTTGGGTGTTTTGTCCACAACTTTTCTGGCACCTTCCCTAGCAACTCTTTCTTATTGGGAACTTTTTCTGCCTCTCCCACTGTCGTCTGTTTTCCCCCTGTAGTTGGCCTCATCTGGCCATGAAGTACTACACTAGTGGCTATCATTGGGTCTACTGCTGTCTAAGAGATGCATATGAACTTGCCCATTTGGTGACCTATGTACATATGGGTTCTCCCTTGGTTTCCATTCTCACACTTCTCCCGCCCGTTTAATCATTGGCCCTAGGTCTTTAGACTCGAATTTGTCTGCAACCATGGGGGAGACATGGGGGACCGCATACTCCACTTGGTACCAATTCCTTAGTCGTTCTGGTAGTACCATGGCCGTTATTCCTTGTGGGATACTTATTAAATCCAGGGTCTTTATAGACACTTCATATCCTCCTTCAAGCTGCTCCAATAACTGGGCAAATTCTTCATCCTGTCCTCCATTGTCATACTTGATGTATGTAATGGAGTTTGTGTTTTATGACAGTCCGGTCGCATATATTTCAACCACAACTTCCACTGCCCAAACTTCTCCCATAACTCGGACTTTTCAGGTCCATCACTTGCAGCCAATACACCTTGTCTATCATTGGAGTAGCAGTGTCTTGTTCTTGGAGGAGCAAGTACTGAGTACCTATGGGTCTTGGAAACGTGACCCAGAGTCCAGTCGGGTCACACTGAATCTTTGCACCTAATTTGCACAGGGCGTCTCAGCCTAATAATTTCACTGGTGCCCCCGGAGATATAATAGGGGAGTCTTTATGGTAACACCATCAAGCGTGAGTTCTTGGGGCTCCGTAAGTCGTAAAGTCTGTATTTTCCCAGAGAAGCCCATAGTTTGAGTTGTTTTAGAGGGGAGGGAGAGCTGTGAGCCTTCTTTCCCAATGCTTGAATATGTAGCCCAGTGTCGATCATGAAGGGCACCTGTAGTTCCCTCCCGACCATCACCGAGACTGTTGGTTCTTGTTCCAGGTGCAGTGTGGTAATGTACTGCATCAGCTCATGCTCTGGCTTCTCTGGGTCCCTTCAACTTTGTTGTGGGTTTCATAAGGGCCAAGCATCGGCCTTCCAGGAGGCACTGGGGGCTGCCATTGCTGCTCCAACCACTGGATTCACTTggaggtggcagcatcataGTGTGGAGGTGTTTTGCTCGAAA from Ictalurus furcatus strain D&B chromosome 6, Billie_1.0, whole genome shotgun sequence includes:
- the LOC128609273 gene encoding zinc finger protein 345 isoform X1 produces the protein MSSAGDRPHFSRKSQADDPSQLSEDVKIETGSVEHAPPVDQQNGGVHMKLTPQVCVKKEEMLELNICDSGNDLNNIPEVSSIKEEEADDKDFLYCEVCKSFFFKKCEVHGPALFITDTPVPMGVADRAKQTLPPGLEVQKSGIPDAGLGVFNKGETVPVGAHFGPYQGELVDREEAMNSGYSWVISRSGQREEYIDAKREMYANWMRYVNCAHNDGEQNLMAFQYQGGILYRCCRPINPGQELLVWYEADYAEDLGPAFDNLWNKKCTTNVNNGLLQVFFSCCFCPLSYASQIYLNKHIKRCHYEEFVRLQKSAEIKHEIHMPTNDSSTQQTSSHALSSDTSQKEMQKEIIHCSDGGKRLTNLILLKTHQHSQTGENPHHCSQCEKSFNQKVDLQLHQRIHKRQKLHHCSQCGKSFTDQSNLLQHQRIHTGEKPHHCSQCGKSFTHQSNLQRHQRIHTGEKPYECSQCGKSFSQHKNLQAHQRSHKGEKPYHCSQCGKSFTHQSTLQRHQRIHTGEKPYDCSQCGKSFTHHSTLQRHQRIHTGEKPYHCSHCGKSFSQQSNLQQHQRSHTGEKPYHCSQCGKSFSQQSNLQQHQRRHTGQKLYHCSQCEKSFTHQSNLQLHQHIHTGEKPHHCSQCGKSFTTLSNLQVHQRIHTGEKPFHCSQCGKSFSQQSHLQQHQRVHTGEKPYHCSHCGKSFTHQSTLQRHQRIHTGEKPHHCSQCGKSFTFQNNLQLHQRIHTGEKPYHCSHCGKSFTTQSNFQRHQRSHTGEKPYHCSHCGKSFSQHRRLQVHQCIHTGE